The Bacteroidia bacterium DNA segment TTGGTGCTAAAGGTACAAATGCCTATACCTGGATGGAACAAACAGTGTATGTAAACGATATCCCATCCAATCAATTATCCACCTGGTTAGATGTTGAATCGGAGCGGTTCCGGAATCCTGTCATGCGCATTTTCCATACGGAGCTTGAGGCGGTGTATGAGGAAAAGAACATCTCCATGGATAACGACCAGGATAAACTCTGGGAAAACCTTTTCGCAGGATTGTTTCAAAAGCATACTTACGGAACGCAAACCACGATTGGGACCGTTGATCACCTCAAGAATCCAAGCATTAAAAAGATCAGGGAATATTATAATACCTATTACGTTCCCAATAATATGGCGATCTGCCTGTCCGGCGATCTGGATCCTGACGCCACAATAAAAATGATCCGTGAAAAATTCTCCGGGTGGAAGAAGAAGGATGTGCCGGTATTCAAGGTGCCCGCAGAAGTGCCTTTCCTGAAACCGGTAGAGAAACATGTTTACGGGCCGAATGCCGAAACCATGGTCATGGCATTTCGTTTCAATGGTGCCGGTACGCGCGATGCCGACCTGTTAAACCTGATCAGCCGCCTGTTATACAACGGCACCGCAGGAATTATTGACCTGGACATTGTACAGGAACAGAAAGTGCTCGCAGCATCCGCATTTCCCCTGATTATGAAAGATTATTCCGCACTTGTGCTCAGCGGTGACCCAAAGACGGGGCAGAAACTGGAAGAAGTCCGTGACCTTCTCCTGCAGCAGATAGAAAAATTAAAGAATGGCGATTTCCCCGACTGGATGATTGACGCCACAATTAATAATATCCGCTATGAGGAAATGGTGCAGATGGAACAGAACCGGTACAGGGCCGATCTCTTTGTAACTGCATATGTGCAGCATCGCAAATGGGAAGAGGTAATTGGGGAAACTAATCGCCTCGCGGGCATTACACGTAAAGATATAATGGAATTTGTGAAAGCCAGTCTGGGAAATAATTACGTATGTGTATACAAACATACCGGTGAAGACAAAAATGTTCAGAAGGTGGAGAAACCTGTGATCACCCCGGTGGAGGTAAACCGCGATGCCGCCAGTGGTTTTGTTCAGGAAATTATGTCCAGAAAAGTGCAACCCATTGAACCGGTTTTTTTGAATTATGAAACAGATATCAAAAAGTACTATTTCAAAAACCGCGCTCCGGTTTACTATGCAGAAAATACAGAAAATAAGACCTTCAGCGTGAGTTTCGTCATCCGAATGAGTAACAAGAAGGACCGCAGGGTGCCCATTGCAGTAGACTACATCAATTACCTTGGAACATCCAAGTACACGCCAGCCGCACTGAAACAGGAATTTTATAAACTGGCCTGCAGCTATTCCGTTTACGCCAGCGAAGAAAATGTTCATGTCAATATTTCCGGTCTGACGGTAAACATTGAACCGGCACTGGCACTTTTAGAACAATTACTCAGGGATGCAAAACCCGATGAGTCTGCCCTGAAAAACCTGGTAAGCGACGTCCTTAAATCGAGGGCGGATGCAAAGCTGAATCAAGACCAGATACTTTGGTCGGGCATGATGAATTACGGCACCTACGGAAATGCTAATCCGTACAAACACATGCTCAGCGAAAAAGAACTGACTGCACTGAAAGCAGAAGACCTGGCGGCTTTCCTGCGTGACCTGATCAATTACGAACAGGAGATATTCTTCTATGCGGACCTCCCCGGAGAAAAAATGCTTCAGCTCTTTGAAAAACATCATCCACTTCCCGCTGAATTCAAAGTGATGAAAGACAACATCACATTTACCCGGCTCCCCAACACGGAAACGAAAGTTTTTGTTGTGGACTTCGACATGAAGCAGGCAGAGATTCTTTTTCTGAGCAAAGGCCCGGACTTTGATCCCGCCCTCATTCCATATGCACGCATGTTCAATGAGTATTTCGGAGGCGGCATGGGTTCTGTAGTGTTCCAGGATATGCGCGAGTCCAAAGCACTGGCCTATTCTGTATTCTCCAGCTTTTCGGTGCCCGACCGCAAGGAAAAGCCCTTTGGCGTGATGGCTTATATTGGTACTCAGTCGGATAAATTATCTGATGCAATGGCCGGCATGATGAATCTGCTTACCAAAATGCCCCAGTCGGAATTGCTCTTTAGCACTTCCAAAGATGCCCTTTTGCAAAACATCCGTTCACAGCGCGTCAAACCATCGGAAATGCTGGGGTATTTTCTAAATGCAACAAAACTCGGAATGAATTACGACATTCGCAGAAATGTTTTTGAGACCGCCGGAAAAATGACACTCGCAGATATCAATTCTTTCCACGAAAAGAACATTTCCGGAAAAAAGTATAACATTATGATTCTTGGAAAAAAGAGTCTTCTGGATATGAAAACCCTCGAAAAATACGGAAAAGTGGAGTTTCTTACGCTGGAACAGATTTTTGGATATTGAGGAGAAAGTAAACATCATACAGGAGCAAATGAAGATAAAAACGATACTATGAAAAAGATCAAAGTAGCCAATCCGGTAGTGGAACTTGATGGGGATGAAATGACCCGCATCATCTGGAAATTTATTAAAGACAAATTGATTCTTCCTTACATGGAGGTGGATATTAAATATTATGACCTTGGCGTAGAACACCGGGATAAAACAAACGACGAAGTAACTGTAGAGGCCGCGAATGCAATCAGGAAGTATTCCGTTGGTATCAAATGCGCCACGATTACGCCCGATGAAGCACGGGTAAAGGAATTTAATCTGAAACAAATGTGGAAGAGTCCGAACGGAACGATACGGAACATTCTCGACGGAACGGTTTTCCGCGAGCCTATCGTGTGTAAAAACGTTCCCAGGTTAGTACCTAATTGGACAGCACCTATTTGTATTGGGCGTCACGCATTCGGCGATCAGTATCGTGCTACCGATGTGCTGATCAAAGGAAAAGGGAAGCTCACCATGACCTTTACTCCCGAAGATGGTTCGGCACCACAAAACTGGGAAGTGTTCAACTTTAAGGGCGATGGCGTGGCCCTCAGTATGTACAATACAGATGCTTCCATCGCCGGTTTCGCTCAATCGTGTTTCAACCTGGCCTTACAGAAAAAATGGCCCTTGTTCCTCAGTTCTAAAAACACGATTCTGAAGAAATATGACGGTCGTTTTAAAGACATTTTCCAGGAGATCTATGAAAAGGAATGGAAATCTAAATATGAAGCTGCCGGAATATACTATGAACACCGACTGATCGACGACATGGTAGCTTCCGCCTTGAAAATGCACGGGAACTTTGTGTGGGCCTGTAAGAATTACGATGGCGACGTGCAAAGTGATACCGTGGCTCAGGGTTTTGGATCGCTGGGCTTAATGACCTCTGTGCTGATCACGCCAGACGGAAAAACCATGGAAGCCGAAGCAGCTCACGGAACAGTAACCCGGCACTTCCGGGAACACCAGAAAGGCAAACCTACCTCTACCAATCCCATCGCCTCTATTTTTGCCTGGACACGCGGGCTTGAATTCCGGGGAAAGCTGGACGGGAATCAGGAACTGGTTAATTTTTGTCAGACCCTCGAAAAGGTTTGTGTAGAAACTGTGGAAAGCGGTAAAATGACAAAGGATCTTGCGGTTTGCATTCATGGCGGCCAGGTGAATC contains these protein-coding regions:
- a CDS encoding isocitrate dehydrogenase (NADP(+)): MKKIKVANPVVELDGDEMTRIIWKFIKDKLILPYMEVDIKYYDLGVEHRDKTNDEVTVEAANAIRKYSVGIKCATITPDEARVKEFNLKQMWKSPNGTIRNILDGTVFREPIVCKNVPRLVPNWTAPICIGRHAFGDQYRATDVLIKGKGKLTMTFTPEDGSAPQNWEVFNFKGDGVALSMYNTDASIAGFAQSCFNLALQKKWPLFLSSKNTILKKYDGRFKDIFQEIYEKEWKSKYEAAGIYYEHRLIDDMVASALKMHGNFVWACKNYDGDVQSDTVAQGFGSLGLMTSVLITPDGKTMEAEAAHGTVTRHFREHQKGKPTSTNPIASIFAWTRGLEFRGKLDGNQELVNFCQTLEKVCVETVESGKMTKDLAVCIHGGQVNHGEHFLYTDEFLNALDANLKKKLG
- a CDS encoding insulinase family protein yields the protein MLFKGTDKYGTMDFSKEEPMLKKIEELYEKYRSTKDEKLRKSIYREIDSISGLASKYAIANEYDKMMSVIGAKGTNAYTWMEQTVYVNDIPSNQLSTWLDVESERFRNPVMRIFHTELEAVYEEKNISMDNDQDKLWENLFAGLFQKHTYGTQTTIGTVDHLKNPSIKKIREYYNTYYVPNNMAICLSGDLDPDATIKMIREKFSGWKKKDVPVFKVPAEVPFLKPVEKHVYGPNAETMVMAFRFNGAGTRDADLLNLISRLLYNGTAGIIDLDIVQEQKVLAASAFPLIMKDYSALVLSGDPKTGQKLEEVRDLLLQQIEKLKNGDFPDWMIDATINNIRYEEMVQMEQNRYRADLFVTAYVQHRKWEEVIGETNRLAGITRKDIMEFVKASLGNNYVCVYKHTGEDKNVQKVEKPVITPVEVNRDAASGFVQEIMSRKVQPIEPVFLNYETDIKKYYFKNRAPVYYAENTENKTFSVSFVIRMSNKKDRRVPIAVDYINYLGTSKYTPAALKQEFYKLACSYSVYASEENVHVNISGLTVNIEPALALLEQLLRDAKPDESALKNLVSDVLKSRADAKLNQDQILWSGMMNYGTYGNANPYKHMLSEKELTALKAEDLAAFLRDLINYEQEIFFYADLPGEKMLQLFEKHHPLPAEFKVMKDNITFTRLPNTETKVFVVDFDMKQAEILFLSKGPDFDPALIPYARMFNEYFGGGMGSVVFQDMRESKALAYSVFSSFSVPDRKEKPFGVMAYIGTQSDKLSDAMAGMMNLLTKMPQSELLFSTSKDALLQNIRSQRVKPSEMLGYFLNATKLGMNYDIRRNVFETAGKMTLADINSFHEKNISGKKYNIMILGKKSLLDMKTLEKYGKVEFLTLEQIFGY